Proteins from a single region of Cyanobacterium stanieri LEGE 03274:
- the rplL gene encoding 50S ribosomal protein L7/L12, with protein sequence MSDKVANIVEELKTLSLLEASELVKQIEEVFGVSAAAPVGGMMMAAPAAAAGEEAEEKTEFDVVLESFGDAKMAVLKVVRGITGLGLKESKELVESAPKAIKEGTSKEDAEAIKKQLEEAGAKVSIK encoded by the coding sequence ATGTCTGATAAAGTAGCAAATATTGTTGAAGAATTAAAAACCCTAAGTCTTTTAGAGGCTTCCGAATTAGTTAAACAAATCGAAGAAGTATTTGGCGTAAGTGCCGCCGCTCCCGTTGGTGGAATGATGATGGCCGCTCCCGCTGCAGCAGCTGGTGAAGAAGCTGAAGAAAAAACTGAATTCGATGTTGTTCTCGAAAGTTTCGGCGATGCTAAAATGGCTGTTCTTAAAGTCGTTCGTGGTATCACTGGCTTGGGCTTAAAAGAAAGCAAAGAGTTAGTAGAATCTGCTCCTAAAGCTATTAAAGAAGGTACTAGCAAAGAAGACGCTGAAGCTATCAAGAAACAGTTAGAAGAAGCTGGTGCGAAAGTATCTATCAAATAA
- the rplJ gene encoding 50S ribosomal protein L10 → MSKSLESKKKEVADLKGLLAESQLALVIDYQGLSVAEISDLRNRLREKGGTCKVTKNTLMGKAIEGDATWEPMSQFLSGSSAFVLADAENLGGTVKAYQAFLKDRKKSECRGGVMEGKALTKEEVKALADLPTKEELIGQIAGSINAITAKIARSINEVPSSLARAVDAVKSQQEDAA, encoded by the coding sequence ATATCTAAATCCCTTGAAAGCAAAAAGAAAGAAGTAGCCGATCTTAAAGGTTTACTCGCTGAATCTCAACTAGCATTAGTCATCGATTATCAAGGGCTTAGTGTTGCTGAAATTAGCGATTTGCGTAATCGCCTAAGAGAAAAAGGCGGTACTTGTAAAGTGACCAAAAACACTTTAATGGGTAAAGCCATCGAAGGAGACGCAACTTGGGAACCCATGAGTCAATTTCTCAGCGGTTCTTCCGCTTTTGTTTTAGCAGACGCAGAAAACCTCGGCGGTACAGTAAAAGCCTACCAAGCATTCCTCAAAGATCGCAAAAAAAGCGAGTGTCGTGGCGGTGTAATGGAAGGCAAAGCCCTTACCAAAGAAGAAGTAAAAGCCCTAGCTGACTTACCCACCAAAGAAGAGCTTATCGGCCAGATTGCTGGTTCTATCAATGCTATCACTGCGAAAATCGCCCGTAGCATTAACGAAGTTCCTAGCTCCTTGGCTCGTGCGGTGGATGCCGTTAAATCCCAACAAGAAGACGCAGCCTAA
- a CDS encoding NAD(P)H-quinone oxidoreductase subunit M produces the protein MLTKATTRHVRIYSAEVQNNELVPSNNVLTLDVDPDNEFNWDEVTLQKIYRKFDDLVESYSGEDLTDYNLRRIGSDLEHLIRDLLSKGEISYNLNARVLNYSMGLPRVDAPEADGKYQLS, from the coding sequence ATGTTAACTAAAGCTACCACTAGACACGTTAGAATTTATTCAGCCGAAGTACAAAATAACGAGCTAGTACCTTCTAATAACGTTTTAACCTTAGATGTTGATCCTGATAATGAATTTAACTGGGATGAAGTTACTTTACAAAAAATATATCGTAAATTTGATGATCTAGTGGAAAGTTATAGCGGTGAAGATTTAACAGATTATAACCTTCGTCGTATTGGCTCTGATTTAGAGCATTTAATTCGTGATTTATTAAGCAAAGGAGAAATTAGTTATAACCTTAACGCTAGAGTACTTAACTATAGCATGGGTTTACCCCGTGTGGATGCCCCTGAGGCAGACGGAAAATATCAATTATCTTAA